Below is a genomic region from Leptotrichia shahii.
ATAAAACTGGAGAGATTCATAAATTTTTGGGGAAAGAATATAATTTAATTGTAAAAACAGGAAATTTTAATGCTGTAAGTTTAAAGAATAATATCAGGCCAAATGAGATAATTTTAACTGTAAATGAAAATATTTTTGAAAATATTGATGAAAAGAAAAAAATTATGGAAAAGTGGTATTTTGAGAATGCCAAAAAATTATTTCTTCAATTTATGGAAAAATGGCTGGAAATATTGGATGAGAATGTGGAAAAGGTGGCAATAAAGCCGATGAAAACTAGATGGGGTTCGTGTAATTATGTAAAAAGGTATATAAATCTTAATATAGAACTCATAAAAAGGACACCTTTTGAAATAGAGTATGTTATTTTACATGAATTGACACATTTAAAATACCCAAATCACGGAAGAGGTTTTTATAATTACATAGAGCGATATATGCCAAATTACAAGGTTGCTGAAAAAATGTTAAATGCTAAACATTATTATTAATTTAAAAATAAAAAGGAACTATCCATTAATTAAGAAAGTTCCTCTATTTTTTATACTAATTATCTATATCATAATCAACTAAAACTTCAATTTCTCCATTTTCATAAACAAAGAGTCCTGTTACAGCTTCATGAGGTAAATCGGTATGCATCTTTTGAGCAGCTTGGCAAATATACTTCTTTTGAGTTTCATCGCTAGTTTGACATCCTG
It encodes:
- a CDS encoding M48 family metallopeptidase, which produces MNKERILGYEIHRKKVKNINLRIKPNLEVYISVPMNLHRDYIENFIRSKEEWIKSVLKKVENVKEKQKDFEYKTGEIHKFLGKEYNLIVKTGNFNAVSLKNNIRPNEIILTVNENIFENIDEKKKIMEKWYFENAKKLFLQFMEKWLEILDENVEKVAIKPMKTRWGSCNYVKRYINLNIELIKRTPFEIEYVILHELTHLKYPNHGRGFYNYIERYMPNYKVAEKMLNAKHYY